The Puntigrus tetrazona isolate hp1 chromosome 3, ASM1883169v1, whole genome shotgun sequence genome contains a region encoding:
- the LOC122341043 gene encoding lipopolysaccharide-induced tumor necrosis factor-alpha factor homolog, whose protein sequence is MDKAGEADLDDLETVEYLEDMEDMEDIEATKAIEPYESAPPYPGHPADYIEKNMTHNPGYNSSPYPNINMAYTSYPEPGVNPNYQGASNQGIYPQINSPNPGMYPQVNSPNPGMYPQTNIVTTTVMLPSLRDLPAQTMCPHCKHRVITITDHYSGLMAWLACGCLALIGCWPCCLAPFWMDSCKDVEHRCPNCNKILSFYKRL, encoded by the exons ATGGATAAGGCCGGAGAAGCTGATTTGGATGATTTGGAAACAGTGGAATATCTTGAGGACATGGAGGACATGGAGGATATAGAGGCTACGAAAGCCATTGAACCTTATGAATCTGCTCCACCCTACCCAGGCCATCCAGCAGAttacatagaaaaaaacatgaccCACAACCCAGGATACAATTCATCTCCATATCCAAACATTAATATGGCGTACACCTCGTACCCAGAGCCAGGAGTTAATCCAAACTATCAGGGAG CTTCCAATCAAGGGATATATCCTCAAATTAACA gtcCAAACCCTGGGATGTATCCTCAAGTGAACA GTCCTAACCCTGGGATGTATCCTCAAACTAACA TTGTAACAACCACAGTGATGCTTCCCAGCCTGCGTGATTTACCCGCGCAGACCATGTGCCCTCACTGCAAGCACCGGGTGATCACTATAACAGATCACTACTCTGGACTCATGGCCTGGCTGGCCTGCGGCTGTCTCGCCCTCATCGG GTGCTGGCCGTGCTGTCTGGCACCTTTCTGGATGGATTCATGTAAAGATGTTGAGCATCGCTGCCCGAACTGCAACAAAATCTTGTCTTTCTACAAGCGCCTGTGA
- the LOC122340641 gene encoding probable G-protein coupled receptor 139 has translation MEHSHIFTVLSTNSSSWSPRGCPLGQFPVIYYSSLLCLGLPANILTVIILSQLVLRRQKSSYNYLLALAVADILVLLLIVFVDFLLEDFILGAPLPHSLNKAVQVLEFSSIHTSIWITVPLTVDRYIAVCHPLRYHTVSYPARTRKVILAVYAGCLITSVPYYWWPELWHGLPGASSGGRSSSAGQHVLVWVHCATVYLLPCSVFFSLNAIIVRKLRCRRSCFRLRGYSTGKTTAILLAITSVFAVLWAPRTLMILYHLYTAQPPTPGPARLLHLVTDVANMLALLNTGVNFFLYCFISKRFRRMAGTVLKALFRCRKQPPPFYASHNFSITSSPWISPANSHCIKMLVYQYDKNGKPVCISS, from the exons ATGGAGCACAGCCACATCTTCACCGTGCTGTCCACCAACTCCAGTTCTTGGAGTCCTCGCGGTTGTCCTCTCGGACAGTTTCCCGTCATCTACTACAGTTCCTTGCTGTGCCTCGGCCTGCCTG CAAACATCCTCACCGTGATCATCCTTTCTCAGCTGGTGCTGCGGCGACAGAAATCGTCCTATAACTACCTACTGGCCCTGGCCGTAGCCGACATCCTGGTCCTGCTGCTGATCGTGTTTGTGGACTTCTTGTTGGAGGACTTCATTCTCGGAGCGCCTCTTCCCCACTCCCTTAACAAAGCGGTGCAGGTCCTGGAGTTCTCCTCCATCCACACCTCCATCTGGATCACGGTTCCCCTGACCGTGGACCGCTACATCGCTGTATGCCATCCTCTGCGCTACCACACAGTCTCCTACCCGGCCCGAACTCGCAAAGTGATCTTGGCGGTGTACGCTGGCTGCCTGATCACCAGCGTCCCGTATTACTGGTGGCCGGAGCTGTGGCACGGACTGCCAGGAGCGAGCTCCGGCGGCCGCAGTAGCAGCGCAGGCCAGCATGTGTTGGTTTGGGTCCACTGTGCGACGGTTTACCTGCTCCCCTGCTCTGTTTTCTTCTCGCTCAACGCCATCATCGTACGCAAGCTTCGCTGCCGTCGTAGCTGCTTCCGTCTGCGAGGCTACTCGACCGGAAAAACCACAGCCATCCTGCTGGCCATCACCTCAGTGTTCGCTGTGCTTTGGGCGCCACGCACCCTTATGATCCTTTACCACCTTTACACGGCCCAACCGCCGACCCCTGGACCGGCCAGGCTCCTGCATTTGGTCACAGACGTGGCGAACATGCTGGCGCTTCTCAACACTGGCGTCAACTTCTTCCTGTACTGCTTCATCAGCAAGCGTTTCCGCAGGATGGCCGGCACGGTGCTAAAGGCCCTTTTCCGATGCAGGAAGCAGCCGCCGCCATTTTACGCCAGTCACAACTTCTCCATCACCAGCAGCCCTTGGATCTCACCAGCCAACTCACACTGCATCAAGATGCTGGTGTACCAGTACGACAAGAACGGCAAACCAGTCTGCATATCCTCATGA
- the LOC122340995 gene encoding RNA-binding protein with serine-rich domain 1 encodes MAPSPTKRRERSEDKPRERGKEKAAGKEGAEKERGRDKIRKRRSNSTGSSSSRSRSSSSSSSSSGSSSGSSSGSSSSSGSSRSGSSSSSRSSSSSGSSGSPSPSRRRHDNRRRSRSKSKSQKRTDEKERKRRSPSPKPTKLHLGRLTRNVTKEHIQEIFSTYGKIKMIDMPPDRLHPNLSKGYAYVEYESPEDAQKALKHMDGGQIDGQEITATAVLAQRIRPGPRRPSPPRRMPPPPPMWRRTPPRMRRRSRSPRRRSPVRRRSRSRSPGRRRHRSRSSSNSSR; translated from the exons AT GGCTCCATCACCGACCAAGCGCAGAGAGCGTTCGGAGGACAAACCCAGGGAGCGTGGGAAGGAGAAGGCCGCTGGGAAAGAGGGAGCTGAGAAGGAGCGAGGCCGAGACAAGATCCGCAAGCGCCGCAGCAACTCCaccggcagcagcagcagcag ATCCAGGTCTAGCTCCAGCTCCAGCAGCAGCTCTGGGTCCAGCTCGGGCTCCTCCAGCGGGTCCAGCTCGTCTTCCGGTTCCAGCCGCTCCGGGTCGTCCAGTTCCTCTCGTTCCTCTAGCTCGTCCGGGTCCTCCGGCTCTCCCAGCCCGAGCCGCCGTCGCCACGACAACCGACGCCGCTCTCGATCAAA GTCCAAATCACAAAAACGGACTGATGagaaggagaggaagaggaggagcccGAGCCCCAAACCAACCAAGCTTCATCTGGGAAGACTCACCAGGAACGTAACCAAG GAACACATTCAAGAGATCTTCTCGACGTACGGCAAGATCAAGATGATTGATATGCCTCCAGACCGTTTGCACCCGAATCTGTCAAAGGGTTATGCTTATGTGGAATATGAGTCTCCAGAGGACGCCCAGAAAGCCCTCAAACACATGgatggag GTCAGATAGACGGTCAGGAAATCACAGCCACGGCCGTCCTGGCCCAGAGGATACGCCCCGGCCCGAGAAGACCGTCTCCTCCGCGCCGCATGCCTCCTCCACCTCCCATGTGGCGCCGTACGCCGCCTCGCATGAGGAGAAG GTCTCGGTCTCCACGGCGACGCTCGCCCGTGAGGAGACGCTCTCGCTCCAGGTCTCCGGGACGCAGGCGACATCGTTCCCGCTCCAGCTCCAACTCGTCCCGTTAG
- the LOC122333504 gene encoding atherin-like, translating to MGRLDDAAKRKVVELREAGLSFRKIKAVLELENIKVSAQAIYLFLKEFQGRARKEDGAAGNSGSLSRVAASQQAAASSDGRGGPSSGTGSAGMREAQGREKDEDIRIVSVTSLAQGAQHAGVQGPRSGVGAGAMSAANYTRRRHAPSPANPVLVARKRLLDKALLHRARVRDSVPQSGQQMSLSVRRDPACFPGSEGRKLALPQTSSYDLTTARPPNIRSLHQGANPHRRWMHQRVGVPVRAPQQPPRVGIRLPDPSSSAGTTSQNPAPPARVQNASNQPSPPPQRSGLDPGVASGLQEQIQLLGSELRSLGLALRMMVDHQARLEREQAQQTQVQKQILGTLQDLASKFEPLRSTSAPALPASCSLASSAPFGQAASAQGAYAQCSQAQTRYNEIHDSGLESIEVFSLDQLSPPSMNGFQQCPTSGGPPFTHAQARAPAFAQAHTQTFAPQYTDSFPGMDKSSVDMPSTGADGSFQACSPPNQSSSLPVSPHEPELNIIKVENV from the exons ATGGGCAGACTGGACGACGCCGCCAAGCGCAAGGTGGTGGAGCTGCGGGAAGCAGGCCTGAGCTTCCGGAAGATCAAAGCCGTGCTGGAGCTGGAGAACATCAAGGTGTCCGCGCAGGCCATCTACCTTTTCCTGAAGGAGTTTCAGGGGAGAGCTCGAAAGGAGGACGGAGCAGCTGGGAACAGCG GAAGCCTCTCTCGAGTCGCCGCCTCCCAGCAGGCCGCGGCGTCCTCCGACGGGAGGGGAGGGCCGTCGTCTGGGACGGGTTCGGCGGGCATGAGAGAGGCTCAAGGCAGGGAGAAGGATGAGGATATCCGGATTGTCAGCGTCACCTCGTTGGCTCAGGGCGCGCAGCACGCTGGCGTCCAGGGGCCACGCTCCGGAGTGGGGGCCGGAGCGATGAGTGCTGCTAATTACACGAGACGACGGCACGCTCCTTCACCTGCCAATCCTGTGCTAGTGGCTCGCAAACGACTGCTGGACAAGGCTTTGCTCCACAGAGCACGG GTCAGAGACAGCGTTCCTCAGAGCGGCCAGCAGATGTCCCTGTCAGTGAGACGAGACCCAGCTTGTTTCCCCGGATCTGAAGGCAGAAAGCTTGCTTTACCCCAGACATCATCTTATGACCTGACCACAGCCAGACCTCCAAACATA AGATCATTGCACCAAGGAGCCAATCCTCACAGGAGGTGGATGCACCAGCGCGTTGGCGTTCCCGTTCGCGCCCCACAGCAGCCTCCGCGCGTCGGCATCCGCCTGCCCGACCCCTCCTCCTCGGCTGGGACAACATCCCAGAACCCGGCGCCCCCTGCGCGAGTCCAGAACGCGAGCAACCAGCCCTCGCCTCCTCCCCAGCGGAGCGGCCTGGACCCCGGAGTCGCGAGCGGCCTGCAGGAGCAGATCCAGCTGCTGGGCTCCGAGCTGAGAAGTTTGGGACTGGCTCTGAGGATGATGGTGGACCACCAGGCCCGCTTGGAGAGAGAACAAGCCCAGCAGACTCAAGTCCAGAAACAGATCCTCGGCACCCTGCAAGATCTCGCTTCCAAATTCGAGCCGCTGCGGTCCACGTCGGCGCCGGCGCTCCCGGCGTCTTGCTCCCTGGCCTCCTCGGCGCCCTTCGGCCAGGCGGCGAGCGCTCAGGGCGCTTACGCTCAGTGCAGCCAAGCTCAGACGCGATACAACGAAATCCACGATTCCGGTCTGGAGAGCATCGAGGTGTTTTCTCTGGACCAGCTCAGCCCGCCCAGCATGAACGGCTTCCAGCAGTGCCCGACCTCCGGCGGGCCCCCGTTCACCCACGCTCAAGCGCGCGCGCCGGCCTTCGCGCAAGCACACACTCAAACGTTTGCGCCCCAGTACACAGACTCCTTCCCGGGGATGGATAAGTCGTCCGTAGACATGCCCTCGACTGGCGCGGACGGGTCCTTCCAGGCCTGCAGCCCTCCCAACCAGTCCTCCAGTCTTCCGGTTTCCCCGCACGAGCCCGAGCTGAACATCATTAAGGTGGAGAac